Proteins found in one Ptychodera flava strain L36383 chromosome 16, AS_Pfla_20210202, whole genome shotgun sequence genomic segment:
- the LOC139114543 gene encoding uncharacterized protein isoform X1 codes for MMEASCAVLDIKIITTLERDDDIDEPVLKPAGFDTYVAMLKQVETLQCEAKELQEEAKTLADSVEKALLADDDCDNDDDDDDNSEDDGRPPLMTLGKVKKAQEKVQELSEEADRKISEATDVKAKLPKQCGFVVCGIDQALQSFGVGRHSYHGQAFIDNHVNKCCKEENIQTCKSVIRTTARICPQLNEQAAHICGLYKPIFSKFAACHNL; via the exons ATGATGGAAGCTAGCTGTGCAGTACTGGATATCAAGATCATCACGACTCTGGAGagagatgatgacattgatgaacCCGTGCTGAAGCCTGCTGGATTTGACACATATGTAGCCATGTTGAAACAAGTCGAGACATTACAGTGTGAAGCGAAAGAACTCCAAGAAGAAGCTAAGACCTTGGCTGATAGTGTTGAAAAGGCTCTCCTTGCTGATGATGActgtgacaatgatgatgatgatgacgacaacaGTGAAGATGATGGCAGACCGCCACTAATGACCTTGGGCAAAGTTAAAAAAGCCCAGGAGAAAGTGCAGGAACTCAGTGAAGAAGCTGACAGGAAG atATCTGAAGCTACAGACGTAAAAGCGAAACTGCCAAAACAATGTGGTTTTGTAGTCTGCGGTATTGACCAAGCTCTGCAGTCATTTGGTGTTGGACGTCATTCTTACCACGGGCAGGCATTCATTGACAATCATGTGAACaagtgctgtaaa gaAGAAAACATTCAAACGTGCAAGAGCGTCATCAGGACCACAGCAAGAATATGCCCACAGCTGAATGAACAGGCTGCACACATTTGTGGTCTGTATaagccaatattttcaaaatttgcagcctGCCATAATCTTTAG
- the LOC139114543 gene encoding uncharacterized protein isoform X2 produces MMEASCAVLDIKIITTLERDDDIDEPVLKPAGFDTYVAMLKQVETLQCEAKELQEEAKTLADSVEKALLADDDCDNDDDDDDNSEDDGRPPLMTLGKVKKAQEKVQELSEEADRKEENIQTCKSVIRTTARICPQLNEQAAHICGLYKPIFSKFAACHNL; encoded by the exons ATGATGGAAGCTAGCTGTGCAGTACTGGATATCAAGATCATCACGACTCTGGAGagagatgatgacattgatgaacCCGTGCTGAAGCCTGCTGGATTTGACACATATGTAGCCATGTTGAAACAAGTCGAGACATTACAGTGTGAAGCGAAAGAACTCCAAGAAGAAGCTAAGACCTTGGCTGATAGTGTTGAAAAGGCTCTCCTTGCTGATGATGActgtgacaatgatgatgatgatgacgacaacaGTGAAGATGATGGCAGACCGCCACTAATGACCTTGGGCAAAGTTAAAAAAGCCCAGGAGAAAGTGCAGGAACTCAGTGAAGAAGCTGACAGGAAG gaAGAAAACATTCAAACGTGCAAGAGCGTCATCAGGACCACAGCAAGAATATGCCCACAGCTGAATGAACAGGCTGCACACATTTGTGGTCTGTATaagccaatattttcaaaatttgcagcctGCCATAATCTTTAG
- the LOC139114546 gene encoding uncharacterized protein has protein sequence MKDPYHFVKACRKVGGPENETVIKCLHYPPILKARTQKDGQIRCGEHSDFSLITLLFQDDKGGLEVQAKDGDFIPVPPIEGTIVVNIGDTMQRLTVDKLVSNVHRVVMPTTDEAKRSSRFSIAFFYNADRDYVVTCIGDSDKYEPITMAEFLKQKLEAVYLK, from the exons ATGAAG GATCCATATCACTTTGTAAAAGCGTGCAGGAAAGTCGGCGGCCCCGAAAATGAGACAGTGATAAAATGTCTTCATTATCCACCAATACTGAAAGCACGAACCCAAAAGGATGGTCAGATCCGATGTGGAGAACATTCGGATTTTAGCCTCATTACACTACTTTTCCAAGATGACAAGGGTGGTCTTGAG GTCCAGGCAAAGGATGGTGATTTCATTCCTGTCCCACCGATAGAAGGAACAATTGTCGTAAACATAGGTGACACGATGCAGAGGTTGACAGTTGACAAGTTAGTTTCAAAT GTGCATCGTGTCGTCATGCCAACAACCGATGAAGCCAAGCGTTCGAGCCGATTTTCTATCGCCTTCTTCTACAACGCGGACAGAGATTACGTTGTGACCTGCATCGGTGACAGTGACAAATACGAACCAATAACAATGGCTGAATTTCTGAAACAGAAGCTTGAGGCAGTCTATCTGAAATGA
- the LOC139114545 gene encoding NADPH-dependent diflavin oxidoreductase 1-like produces the protein MDERKILVLFGSQTGTAEDVAERVGREAKRRHMSTKVMAMDAYAITNLIHEPLVVFVCATTGQGDEPDNMKNFWRFLLRKNLPPNSLSQMKYAVLGLGDSSYQKFNFVAKRMHKRIQQLGGTPLTNLGLADDQHDLGPDAVIDPWLKALWDIVLDLHPLPPGKEIISSDICPPSKFEVEFHEVANGLEQSSNPTTSSLQNCRKQQPPTQRDPFYARMISNVRATAEDHWQEVRLARLDITGSNISYSPGDVVMIEPQNLPDTVDEFLEHLKLHPDKLVTLKQNDPDVPIPYQLPQPCSIRHLVTHYFDINGIPRRYFFELLSHLADNELEKEKLQEFASTEGQQELFSYCNRPRRTTLEVLQDFPHVSSAIPFKYLFDLIPPLQPRAFSIASSLQACPNEIHILVAVVKYKTKLMKPRRGVFSTWLTTLKPEEGTVRLPIWVKKGTITFPKSADTPVIMVGPGTGCAPFRGFIQERAANNIGGNTIFFGCRNKDKDFFFESEWTELVGKKLLQLFTAFSRDQEDKIYVQHRMEENQSLLWDLIDKQGAWFCLAGDSKQMPKGVNDALKTAIKNGGNLTDSEVDEYMKRLEKSKRYQAETWS, from the exons ATGGATGAGAGAAAGATTCTAGTGTTGTTTGGAAGTCAGACCGGCACAGCTGAAGATGTTGCTGAGAGAGTTGGGCGTGAAGCCAAGAGGAGACATATGTCAACCAAAGTGATGGCAATGGATGCCTATGCGATA ACAAACCTGATTCATGAGCCTTTAGTTGTGTTTGTATGTGCCACCACAGGACAGGGTGATGAACCAGACAACATGAAG aatttttggaGGTTTCTTCTCAGGAAAAATCTACCTCCCAATTCACTCAGTCAAATGAAATATGCTGTACTTGGTCTGGGAGATTCCTCATATCAGAA ATTCAATTTTGTTGCCAAAAGAATGCACAAAAGAATACAGCAGCTTGGTGGCACACCTCTCACAAATCTTGGATTGGCAGATGATCAACACGATCTGGG CCCAGATGCAGTGATAGACCCATGGCTCAAAGCATTATGGGATATAGTCCTTGACCTGCACCCACTTCCTCCAGGGAAAGAAatcatcagttcagatatttg CCCACCTTCTAAATTTGAAGTTGAATTTCATGAAGTTGCAAATGGACTCGAACAGTCATCAAATCCAACCACCAGCTCACTACAGAATTGTAGGAAACAGCAACCTCCAACCCAGCGAGATCCATTCTATGCCAGAATGATCAGTAATGTGAGAGCAACAGCTGAAGACCATTGGCAAGAAGTGAGACTGGCCAGGCTTGATATCACTGGATCAAACATCAG TTATTCACCTGGTGATGTTGTCATGATAGAGCCTCAAAACTTACCAGACACGGTGGATGAATTCCTTGAACACTTAAAGCTGCATCCAGATAAACTAGTCACACTAAAACAAAATGATCCAG ACGTTCCAATTCCATATCAACTACCTCAGCCATGCAGCATCAGACATCTAGTAACTCATTACTTTGATATCAATGGCATACCACGACGCTACTTCTTTGAGTTGCTGTCTCATCTCGCTGACAATGAACTTGAGAAAGAAAAGCTTCAAGAGTTTGCGTCGACTGAAGGACAG CAAGAATTATTCTCATATTGCAACCGTCCAAGGAGAACAACATTAGAAGTTTTACAAGATTTCCCACACGTCAGCAGTGCAATTCCCTTCAAGTATTTATTTGATCTCATACCTCCATTACAACCTAGAGCTTTCTCAATAGCTTCATCGCTACAG GCATGTCCAAATGAAATTCACATACTGGTCGCGGTGGTCAAGTACAAGACTAAACTTATGAAACCAAGACGTGGGGTGTTTTCGACTTGGCTGACAACTCTCAAGCCAGAAGAAG GAACTGTAAGACTCCCTATCTGGGTGAAGAAAGGCACTATTACATTCCCCAAATCAGCAGACACACCGGTTATCATGGTTGGCCCAGGCACTGGTTGTGCACCATTCCGAGGATTCATACAGGAAAGAGCTGCAAACAATATTGGAG GGAATACAATATTCTTTGGTTGTCGAAACAAAGACAAAGATTTCTTCTTTGAATCAGAATGGACAGAACTGGTCGGCAAAAAATTGTTACAGTTGTTCACGGCATTTTCAAGAGACCAAGAAGATAAGATTTACGTACAACACAGAATGGAAGAAAATCAGAGTTTGCTATGGGATCTGATTGACAAGCAGGGTGCCTGGTTCTGTCTGGCAGG AG